One Benincasa hispida cultivar B227 chromosome 5, ASM972705v1, whole genome shotgun sequence genomic window carries:
- the LOC120078091 gene encoding pentatricopeptide repeat-containing protein At4g21190 isoform X2 — MLTLIYSFPVISKRIESVNFSWCASSSVVCAAKGPRPRYPRVWKTKKRIGTVSKAAKLVDCVKGLSNVKEEVYGALDSFIAWELEFPLITVKKALQTLENQREWKRIIQLTKWMLSKGQGRTMGSYFTLLNALAEDGRLDEAEELWNKLFSQHLESMPRIFFHKMISLYYDRAMHDKLFEVFADMEELGVQPNMEIVTMVGNVFHELGMLDKYEKLMKKYPPPKWEYRYIKGKRVRIRSKYLYENGNPNNSLSKHDKMEHSSTKLLEEAEITSEDTNLEDDVEMSEDPNEIRKDECMSKEYNFEHDFMGFGQL, encoded by the exons ATGCTTACTTTGATTTACTCTTTTCCAGTCATATCCAAAAGGATAGAATCTGTTAACTTTTCCTGGTGTGCAAGCAGTTCAGTT GTATGCGCTGCAAAGGGGCCACGGCCGAGATATCCTCGGGTCTGGAAAACCAAAAAGAGAATTGGGACCGTATCCAAGGCAGCAAAGCTTGTTGATTGT GTCAAGGGACTGTCTAATGTCAAGGAGGAAGTGTATGGGGCTCTTGATTCCTTCATTGCCTGGGAACTAGAGTTTCCTCTTATCACTGTAAAAAAAGCCCTGCAGACCTTAGAAAACCAAAGAGAGTGGAAGAGGATAATTCAG TTGACGAAATGGATGTTAAGTAAGGGCCAAGGAAGAACAATGGGAAGCTATTTCACGTTATTAAATGCCTTAGCTGAAGATGGAAGGCTTGATGAAGCTGAAGAGCTTTGGAACAAATTGTTTTCTCAGCATCTGGAGAGCATGCCTCGCATATTCTTTCATAAAATGATATCCCTCTACTACGATCGGGCAATGCACGACAAGTTATTTGAG GTATTTGCTGATATGGAGGAACTTGGAGTTCAACCAAATATGGAAATTGTCACTATGGTTGGAAATGTCTTCCACGAGTTGGGTATGCTCGATAAATACGAAAAGCTGATGAAGAAATATCCCCCACCAAAATGGGAATATCGTTACATCAAAGGAAAGCGCGTTAGAATACGATCAAAGTATCTGTACGAAAATGGTAATCCCAACAATAGTTTAAGTAAGCATGACAAAATGGAACATAGCTCAACAAAGCTGTTGGAGGAAGCCGAAATAACTTCTGAGGATACCAATCTTGAAGATGACGTGGAAATGAGCGAAGATCCGAATGAAATTCGGAAAGATGAATGTATGTCAAAAGAATACAATTTTGAGCATGATTTCATGGGATTTGGGCAATTgtaa
- the LOC120078091 gene encoding pentatricopeptide repeat-containing protein At4g21190 isoform X1 has protein sequence MAHSLAQASLSSSSASYRMLTLIYSFPVISKRIESVNFSWCASSSVVCAAKGPRPRYPRVWKTKKRIGTVSKAAKLVDCVKGLSNVKEEVYGALDSFIAWELEFPLITVKKALQTLENQREWKRIIQLTKWMLSKGQGRTMGSYFTLLNALAEDGRLDEAEELWNKLFSQHLESMPRIFFHKMISLYYDRAMHDKLFEVFADMEELGVQPNMEIVTMVGNVFHELGMLDKYEKLMKKYPPPKWEYRYIKGKRVRIRSKYLYENGNPNNSLSKHDKMEHSSTKLLEEAEITSEDTNLEDDVEMSEDPNEIRKDECMSKEYNFEHDFMGFGQL, from the exons ATGGCTCACTCTTTAGCCCAAGCATCGCTCTCGTCCTCCTCGGCTTCCTACCG GATGCTTACTTTGATTTACTCTTTTCCAGTCATATCCAAAAGGATAGAATCTGTTAACTTTTCCTGGTGTGCAAGCAGTTCAGTT GTATGCGCTGCAAAGGGGCCACGGCCGAGATATCCTCGGGTCTGGAAAACCAAAAAGAGAATTGGGACCGTATCCAAGGCAGCAAAGCTTGTTGATTGT GTCAAGGGACTGTCTAATGTCAAGGAGGAAGTGTATGGGGCTCTTGATTCCTTCATTGCCTGGGAACTAGAGTTTCCTCTTATCACTGTAAAAAAAGCCCTGCAGACCTTAGAAAACCAAAGAGAGTGGAAGAGGATAATTCAG TTGACGAAATGGATGTTAAGTAAGGGCCAAGGAAGAACAATGGGAAGCTATTTCACGTTATTAAATGCCTTAGCTGAAGATGGAAGGCTTGATGAAGCTGAAGAGCTTTGGAACAAATTGTTTTCTCAGCATCTGGAGAGCATGCCTCGCATATTCTTTCATAAAATGATATCCCTCTACTACGATCGGGCAATGCACGACAAGTTATTTGAG GTATTTGCTGATATGGAGGAACTTGGAGTTCAACCAAATATGGAAATTGTCACTATGGTTGGAAATGTCTTCCACGAGTTGGGTATGCTCGATAAATACGAAAAGCTGATGAAGAAATATCCCCCACCAAAATGGGAATATCGTTACATCAAAGGAAAGCGCGTTAGAATACGATCAAAGTATCTGTACGAAAATGGTAATCCCAACAATAGTTTAAGTAAGCATGACAAAATGGAACATAGCTCAACAAAGCTGTTGGAGGAAGCCGAAATAACTTCTGAGGATACCAATCTTGAAGATGACGTGGAAATGAGCGAAGATCCGAATGAAATTCGGAAAGATGAATGTATGTCAAAAGAATACAATTTTGAGCATGATTTCATGGGATTTGGGCAATTgtaa